Proteins encoded together in one Gemmatimonadota bacterium DH-78 window:
- a CDS encoding lysophospholipid acyltransferase family protein, with protein MTPPVGFRHRVEYAAFRVVRRVLRILPDWAALGFGEALGWVAGTVFRMRRSVVDDNLLRAFPEKSRRWRSRVARASYRHLGRESALVFLLGRGGREWVRRATEVEGIEHLQRGVDAGVGAVLVTGHIGSWEMGGPAFSVRGLPIDPVAQTQGNPLFDRDLTEAREAMGLKLIRRGEAGREVLRSLRRGRVPALVADQNARQAPLFVDFFGVPAATFRGPALFALRSGAPLVVGACLRVSRHPQRYRVVVEEVSVPRTDDLDHDVAVLTQAWSDVLERWVRHAPEQYFWQHKRWKTRPPESTETQQGTSG; from the coding sequence GTGACCCCGCCGGTCGGATTTCGACACCGGGTGGAGTACGCCGCCTTTCGGGTGGTGCGCCGGGTGCTGCGGATTCTGCCCGACTGGGCCGCACTCGGCTTCGGCGAGGCCCTCGGCTGGGTGGCCGGGACCGTCTTCCGCATGCGGCGGTCGGTGGTCGACGACAACCTGCTCCGCGCTTTTCCCGAGAAGTCGCGGCGCTGGCGGTCCCGGGTGGCGCGAGCCAGCTATCGGCACCTCGGGCGCGAGAGCGCGCTGGTCTTCCTGCTGGGCCGCGGCGGTCGGGAGTGGGTGCGCCGGGCCACCGAGGTGGAGGGCATCGAGCACCTGCAGCGGGGGGTGGACGCCGGGGTGGGCGCCGTGCTCGTCACCGGGCACATCGGCAGCTGGGAGATGGGGGGACCCGCCTTCTCGGTTCGGGGACTCCCGATCGACCCGGTCGCCCAGACGCAGGGGAATCCCCTGTTCGATCGCGACCTCACCGAGGCCCGCGAAGCCATGGGCCTGAAGCTCATCCGGCGGGGCGAGGCCGGGCGCGAGGTGCTGCGGTCGCTGCGACGGGGCCGCGTGCCCGCGCTGGTCGCCGATCAGAACGCCCGTCAGGCGCCCCTCTTCGTGGACTTCTTCGGGGTGCCGGCGGCCACCTTCCGCGGACCCGCCCTGTTCGCGTTGCGCAGCGGGGCGCCCCTCGTGGTCGGAGCCTGCCTGCGGGTGTCGCGGCATCCGCAGCGCTATCGTGTGGTGGTGGAGGAGGTGTCGGTGCCTCGCACCGACGACCTCGACCACGACGTGGCGGTTCTGACCCAGGCCTGGAGCGACGTTCTGGAGCGGTGGGTGCGCCACGCGCCCGAGCAGTACTTCTGGCAACACAAGCGGTGGAAGACCCGACCCCCGGAGTCGACGGAAACGCAGCAGGGCACTTCCGGGTAG
- a CDS encoding Ig-like domain-containing protein — MRVSGWVRGLVLAGVVSGLTACGGDDDPIPVPEPASLAAAGGGAQTATVGELLGSALSVLVLDDSGQPFAGASVQWSVAAGGGSVAPATSQTGADGRATTQWTLGGTAGTQRVTATVTGLSPVEFTATAEAGAPDAVVITPATPTLEALGATAQLSAAVRDAFGNDLSGVSVEWASDDESTVSVDASGMVTAEAVGSAQISAAVPGGGPSGSTTVTVEQVPASVVVTPTDPQVATAATVQLSAAVADANGQAIPSPTVAWSSGDDAFATVDATGLVTGVAAGTVEITATAGPASGSTTVEVVAVVDDFEPTADVAIDGDRTFGNVAIPAGVTVTFTDDAVVTALGNITVAGDVVGDCVQMEFQGRGSAEYTGSFDNGCAAEPTEEGPDLILVNQGPLTIDGATFTWEGSLQIKNDPSLVDDDTFLTAPAAVSGLDQVLPQQCIVIGGQFIPRRPVARAGSDELTFGGDGRNARKVALTCSGDLVMSGGSRVDARDGGQGGDAGNPTPSPSGNATGRGGNGGNGGDLNVRARGDITFTDGGGGTVLNLSDGGRGGDADVPGFTPGGDATAEGGDGGDGGNMKVEARGAIFIDAGGLTINVGDGGRGGHADATGGRGEDAGAAAATNGGTADATGGRGGNSVDGRLNATGGVIGEANIVLTGGDGGVGGDASAAGGNGGNGNDQFPDGADGGAMAVEGGEGGEALTRDLAGTTIGTSGDGGDVFVAMAIGGLGKNRCHLPDQGGTGGTGGAASGMPGSAGQGDNPGTDGSINVAAGTGDGGDGGDGLPVGNGGDAGADSMTGNRNPPAGPAFERGEDGDPCKANVEVSVISDLNGHEPFIGLTAVTQLTFTLEGGDFLMVGNGVLPDMQGTIDSEGNFSLTGLGTLAGFPNVDVVFEGTISDGVIDGTLTADADNDQFPPDGGGTRNAPVYRVMGTVPPPDVN, encoded by the coding sequence ATGCGGGTGTCCGGCTGGGTGCGAGGACTCGTGCTGGCGGGGGTGGTTTCCGGTCTCACCGCCTGTGGGGGCGACGACGACCCGATCCCCGTACCGGAGCCGGCCTCGCTGGCTGCGGCGGGGGGCGGAGCGCAGACGGCCACGGTCGGAGAGCTGCTCGGATCGGCCTTGTCGGTGCTGGTGCTCGACGACTCCGGCCAGCCCTTCGCGGGCGCCTCGGTCCAGTGGTCCGTGGCGGCGGGGGGCGGCTCGGTGGCGCCCGCGACGTCGCAGACCGGCGCGGACGGGCGCGCCACCACCCAGTGGACGCTGGGCGGTACCGCCGGTACCCAGCGGGTGACGGCCACCGTGACCGGGCTCTCGCCGGTCGAGTTCACGGCCACCGCCGAGGCGGGAGCCCCCGATGCCGTGGTGATCACCCCGGCGACGCCGACGCTCGAGGCACTCGGTGCCACCGCGCAGCTCTCGGCCGCCGTACGCGACGCCTTCGGCAACGACCTGTCCGGCGTGTCGGTCGAGTGGGCGTCCGACGACGAGTCCACGGTGTCGGTCGATGCGTCGGGAATGGTCACCGCCGAGGCGGTGGGCAGCGCGCAGATCTCGGCCGCGGTGCCGGGGGGCGGCCCGTCGGGGAGCACCACGGTCACGGTCGAACAGGTGCCCGCGTCGGTGGTCGTGACACCGACCGACCCGCAGGTGGCCACGGCGGCCACCGTTCAGCTCTCGGCGGCCGTCGCCGACGCGAACGGCCAGGCGATCCCCTCGCCCACCGTCGCCTGGAGCAGCGGCGACGACGCCTTCGCCACGGTCGACGCCACCGGTCTCGTGACCGGGGTGGCGGCGGGCACGGTCGAGATCACGGCGACCGCGGGACCGGCCTCCGGGTCGACCACGGTCGAGGTGGTGGCGGTGGTCGACGATTTCGAGCCCACGGCCGACGTGGCGATCGACGGCGACCGCACCTTCGGCAATGTGGCGATTCCGGCCGGGGTGACCGTCACCTTCACCGATGACGCCGTGGTGACGGCGCTGGGCAACATCACGGTGGCGGGCGACGTGGTCGGAGACTGCGTCCAGATGGAGTTCCAGGGACGGGGCAGCGCCGAGTACACCGGCAGCTTCGACAACGGGTGTGCCGCCGAGCCGACCGAGGAGGGGCCCGACCTGATCCTCGTGAACCAGGGGCCCCTCACGATCGACGGGGCGACCTTCACCTGGGAGGGATCGCTGCAGATCAAGAACGATCCGTCGCTGGTGGACGACGACACCTTCCTGACGGCGCCGGCGGCGGTGTCGGGGCTCGACCAGGTGCTCCCGCAGCAGTGCATCGTGATCGGCGGCCAGTTCATCCCGCGCCGTCCGGTGGCGCGGGCCGGGTCCGACGAACTCACCTTCGGCGGCGACGGGCGCAACGCCCGGAAGGTGGCGCTCACCTGTTCCGGCGACCTCGTCATGAGCGGGGGCAGCCGGGTGGATGCGCGGGACGGCGGCCAGGGCGGGGATGCCGGCAACCCGACCCCGAGCCCGTCGGGCAACGCCACGGGCCGGGGGGGCAACGGCGGCAACGGCGGCGACCTCAACGTCCGCGCCCGGGGCGACATCACCTTCACCGACGGGGGCGGCGGCACGGTGCTCAACCTCTCCGACGGTGGGCGGGGCGGCGACGCCGACGTGCCCGGCTTCACCCCCGGGGGCGATGCCACCGCCGAGGGCGGCGATGGCGGCGACGGCGGCAACATGAAGGTGGAGGCGCGCGGGGCGATCTTCATCGACGCCGGGGGGCTGACCATCAACGTGGGCGACGGCGGCCGGGGCGGGCATGCCGACGCCACCGGCGGGCGCGGTGAGGACGCCGGCGCCGCAGCGGCCACGAACGGGGGCACGGCCGACGCGACGGGCGGCAGGGGCGGCAACTCGGTGGACGGGCGCCTGAACGCCACCGGCGGCGTGATCGGCGAGGCCAACATCGTGCTCACCGGTGGAGACGGCGGGGTGGGCGGTGACGCCTCGGCCGCCGGCGGGAACGGCGGGAACGGAAACGACCAGTTCCCCGACGGTGCCGACGGCGGGGCCATGGCGGTCGAGGGCGGCGAGGGCGGCGAGGCGCTCACCCGCGATCTGGCCGGCACCACGATCGGCACCAGCGGCGATGGCGGCGACGTGTTCGTGGCCATGGCGATCGGCGGTCTCGGCAAGAACCGGTGTCACCTTCCGGATCAGGGCGGCACGGGCGGCACGGGCGGGGCGGCCTCGGGCATGCCCGGCAGCGCCGGCCAGGGCGACAACCCCGGCACCGACGGCTCGATCAATGTGGCCGCCGGTACGGGCGACGGCGGTGACGGAGGCGATGGACTCCCGGTCGGCAACGGGGGCGACGCCGGCGCCGACTCCATGACCGGCAACCGCAACCCTCCGGCCGGGCCCGCCTTCGAGCGGGGCGAGGACGGCGATCCGTGCAAGGCGAATGTGGAGGTGTCGGTGATCTCCGACCTGAACGGGCACGAGCCCTTCATCGGCCTCACCGCCGTCACGCAGCTCACCTTCACCCTCGAGGGCGGCGACTTCCTGATGGTGGGCAACGGCGTGCTTCCCGACATGCAGGGCACGATCGACTCCGAGGGCAACTTCTCGCTCACCGGTCTCGGGACGCTCGCCGGGTTCCCGAACGTCGACGTGGTGTTCGAGGGCACGATCAGCGACGGAGTGATCGACGGCACGCTGACCGCCGACGCCGACAACGACCAGTTCCCGCCCGACGGGGGCGGCACGCGCAATGCGCCGGTGTATCGGGTGATGGGCACCGTGCCCCCGCCCGATGTGAACTGA
- a CDS encoding bifunctional response regulator/alkaline phosphatase family protein, with amino-acid sequence MSDRARGKRILWVDDEVDLLRPHLLFLQARGYHVDAISNGDDALALLKDNAYDLVLLDEQMPGRRGLEVLEELRRDDPYARVVMVTKSEEDRTMTEAIGRRVDDYLVKPTSPRQVLSVVTRILEGSAIRQQQVAQDFAARFGQLSMLRQEASSPEQFREVYTELTDWHIRLERAGEKGLLDSVMAMMVDLRRDFGPWVKRRYADWMRGADDRPDLSVDLVRKHLLPLLGEEPVFFVVLDCMRLDQWRVMSPLLARWFEIEESYHYSILPTATPYARNAIFSGQYADEIARDRPAWWNQSDDEGSLNAFEDELLVEQLRRLTGRDVPVHYEKIFSDRDSEQVRARVRQALKTPGSVVAMVFNFVDLMTHGRSESPVLMEVAKDESALRDLTRSWFERSTAFQVLREAAAGGHKVVLTTDHGSILCQHPTTIFARRDATSNLRYKFGVDLRAEKKSHAMSTKEHRDLRLPEGRMGTTYVVALDDFFFVYPTKLREYQAKYRNSFLHGGISPEEMIVPIATLTPRPR; translated from the coding sequence ATGTCGGATCGCGCGCGCGGAAAACGGATTCTCTGGGTCGACGACGAAGTCGATCTGCTGCGCCCCCATCTGCTCTTCCTGCAGGCGCGGGGCTACCACGTGGACGCGATCTCGAACGGCGACGACGCCCTCGCGCTCCTGAAGGACAACGCCTACGACCTCGTGCTCCTCGACGAGCAGATGCCCGGTCGGCGCGGTCTCGAGGTGCTCGAGGAGCTCCGCCGCGACGATCCGTATGCGCGCGTGGTGATGGTCACGAAGTCGGAGGAGGACCGCACGATGACGGAGGCCATCGGGCGCCGGGTGGACGACTACCTCGTCAAACCCACCTCGCCGCGGCAGGTGCTGTCGGTGGTCACGCGGATCCTCGAGGGGTCGGCGATCCGCCAGCAGCAGGTGGCGCAGGACTTCGCGGCGCGCTTCGGCCAGCTGTCGATGCTGCGCCAGGAGGCCTCCAGCCCCGAGCAGTTCCGCGAGGTCTACACCGAGCTCACCGACTGGCACATCCGCCTGGAGCGCGCGGGAGAGAAGGGGCTGCTGGACTCGGTGATGGCGATGATGGTCGACCTCCGGCGCGACTTCGGCCCGTGGGTGAAGCGCCGCTACGCCGACTGGATGCGCGGCGCCGACGATCGCCCCGACCTCAGCGTCGATCTCGTGCGCAAGCACCTGCTGCCGCTGCTCGGCGAGGAGCCGGTGTTCTTCGTCGTGCTCGACTGCATGCGGCTCGACCAGTGGCGGGTGATGTCGCCGCTGCTCGCCCGCTGGTTCGAGATCGAGGAGAGCTACCACTACTCGATCCTGCCGACGGCCACCCCGTACGCGCGCAACGCGATCTTCTCCGGCCAGTACGCCGACGAGATCGCTCGCGACCGCCCGGCGTGGTGGAACCAGTCGGACGACGAGGGATCGCTGAACGCCTTCGAAGACGAGCTGCTCGTGGAGCAGCTGCGACGGCTCACCGGCCGCGACGTGCCCGTGCACTACGAGAAGATCTTCTCCGATCGCGACTCCGAGCAGGTGCGGGCCCGGGTGCGGCAGGCGCTGAAGACGCCGGGCAGCGTGGTGGCCATGGTCTTCAACTTCGTGGATCTCATGACCCACGGTCGCTCCGAGAGCCCGGTGCTGATGGAGGTGGCCAAGGACGAGAGCGCCCTGCGCGACCTCACCCGCTCCTGGTTCGAGCGGTCGACCGCCTTCCAGGTGCTGCGCGAGGCGGCGGCCGGAGGCCACAAGGTGGTGCTCACCACCGACCACGGATCGATCCTCTGTCAGCACCCCACCACGATCTTCGCGCGGCGCGACGCCACCTCGAATCTGCGCTACAAGTTCGGCGTCGATCTGCGGGCCGAGAAGAAGTCCCACGCCATGAGCACGAAGGAGCATCGCGACCTGCGTCTGCCCGAGGGGCGCATGGGCACCACCTACGTCGTGGCGCTCGACGACTTCTTCTTCGTGTATCCCACGAAGCTGCGGGAGTACCAGGCGAAGTACCGCAACTCGTTCCTGCACGGCGGCATCTCGCCCGAGGAGATGATCGTGCCGATCGCCACCCTCACGCCCCGGCCCCGCTGA
- a CDS encoding PadR family transcriptional regulator, whose protein sequence is MSVVPDPESFLPLTPPEYHVLLALGDEALHGYAMMQSLDEKTEGREALLPGTLYTTLARMVKRELLDELAEPPEPGADRRRRYYRVSELGRAVARAESARLRRLLAVAERERLVPGSGG, encoded by the coding sequence GTGAGCGTCGTCCCCGATCCGGAATCGTTCCTGCCCCTCACGCCCCCCGAGTACCACGTGTTGCTCGCCCTGGGCGACGAGGCACTGCACGGCTATGCGATGATGCAGTCGCTCGACGAGAAGACGGAGGGCCGCGAGGCACTGCTGCCGGGCACCCTCTACACCACGCTCGCCCGGATGGTGAAGCGGGAGCTGCTCGACGAACTGGCCGAGCCCCCCGAACCCGGGGCCGACCGGCGCCGTCGCTACTACCGGGTGTCGGAGCTGGGACGCGCGGTGGCCCGCGCCGAGTCGGCCCGTCTCCGGCGGCTGCTCGCGGTGGCCGAGCGGGAGCGACTGGTGCCGGGCAGCGGCGGATGA
- a CDS encoding ABC transporter ATP-binding protein, translating into MALYLRILRYLRPHLGWFLLAVVATLAFAGLDAFAYVLLIPFVRALFGGDASGLPGAPEGGATAPMDRFLDATVYRLVDLEGDPLAAVQGVILLILGTFALKNLFDFVRGWLVARVEQGVTRDIRNEVYEHLLQLDLAFFGRTRTGQIISRLTHDVEQLRSLVTKQLAKLLSSFFEFAAALVLMMAISWKLTLAAFVVIPGTMAIWGPLVRKLRRGDRRVLDLAGEVSSHIQETLAGIRLVKSSGAEDLEKERFRGLTGDYFRTFVRTERWRALAAPLTEQLAAVGTVVILWYGARLVVVEQAITADLFVGFLALSLKLYAPVKFVAKFPATVQPGLVGGERVFEFLDAPAEIRTRPGARRMDGLEREIRFEGVDFAYRPDEPVLSEIDLVVPRGTVVALVGPSGAGKTTLVDLLGRFYEVSGGAITIDGVDVRDLDLRSLRDALGVVSQETVLFHDTVRANIAYGRPDADDAAVERAARAANAHDFVSAMPRGYDTVVGERGTELSGGQRQRIAIARALLRDPPILIFDEATSALDTESERLVQDAIERLLEGRTVFVIAHRLSTVQRADQIVVLEGGRIVERGRHDELLAAEGSYHRLHAMQFRADSLSGDR; encoded by the coding sequence GTGGCGCTCTATCTGAGAATTCTCCGGTACCTCCGGCCCCACCTGGGCTGGTTCCTGCTCGCGGTCGTGGCGACGCTCGCCTTCGCCGGCCTCGACGCCTTCGCGTACGTGCTGCTGATCCCCTTCGTGCGCGCGCTCTTCGGCGGCGACGCCTCGGGGCTTCCGGGCGCGCCCGAAGGCGGGGCCACGGCCCCGATGGACCGCTTTCTCGACGCCACGGTCTACCGCCTGGTCGACCTCGAGGGCGACCCGCTGGCCGCCGTGCAGGGAGTGATCCTGCTGATCCTCGGCACCTTCGCGCTGAAGAACCTCTTCGACTTCGTGCGGGGATGGCTGGTGGCGCGGGTGGAGCAGGGGGTCACCCGCGACATCCGCAACGAGGTGTACGAGCACCTCCTGCAGCTCGATCTGGCCTTCTTCGGCCGCACCCGCACGGGCCAGATCATCTCGCGGCTCACGCACGACGTGGAGCAGCTGCGCAGCCTCGTCACCAAGCAGCTCGCCAAGCTGCTGTCGTCGTTCTTCGAGTTCGCGGCGGCGCTGGTGCTGATGATGGCCATCTCCTGGAAGCTCACCCTGGCCGCCTTCGTGGTGATCCCGGGCACGATGGCGATCTGGGGACCCCTCGTGCGCAAGCTCCGCCGGGGCGATCGGCGGGTGCTCGACCTGGCCGGCGAGGTGAGCTCCCACATTCAGGAGACCCTCGCCGGAATCCGGCTCGTGAAGTCGTCGGGGGCCGAAGATCTCGAGAAGGAGCGCTTCCGCGGCCTCACCGGCGACTACTTCCGCACCTTCGTGCGCACCGAGCGGTGGCGCGCCCTCGCCGCCCCGCTCACCGAGCAGCTCGCCGCGGTGGGCACCGTGGTGATTCTCTGGTACGGGGCGCGGCTCGTGGTGGTGGAGCAGGCGATCACGGCCGACCTCTTCGTGGGCTTTCTCGCGCTGTCGCTCAAGCTGTACGCCCCGGTGAAGTTCGTGGCCAAGTTCCCGGCCACCGTGCAGCCCGGCCTGGTCGGCGGCGAGCGGGTGTTCGAGTTTCTCGACGCCCCCGCCGAGATCCGCACCCGCCCCGGGGCGCGGCGGATGGATGGGCTCGAGCGAGAGATCCGCTTCGAGGGGGTCGACTTCGCCTACCGCCCCGACGAGCCGGTGCTGTCGGAGATCGACCTGGTCGTGCCGCGGGGCACGGTGGTGGCGCTGGTGGGGCCGTCCGGCGCCGGCAAGACCACCCTCGTGGATCTGCTCGGCCGCTTCTACGAGGTGTCGGGCGGTGCGATCACGATCGACGGCGTCGATGTGCGCGACCTCGACCTGCGGTCGCTGCGCGACGCCCTCGGCGTGGTCTCGCAGGAGACCGTGCTCTTTCACGACACCGTGCGGGCCAACATCGCCTACGGGCGCCCCGACGCCGACGACGCGGCGGTGGAGCGCGCCGCGCGGGCGGCCAATGCGCACGACTTCGTGTCGGCCATGCCGCGGGGCTACGACACCGTCGTGGGCGAGCGCGGCACGGAGCTCAGCGGCGGGCAGCGCCAGCGCATCGCGATCGCCCGCGCGCTCCTGCGCGACCCGCCGATCCTGATCTTCGACGAGGCCACCTCGGCGCTCGACACGGAGTCGGAGCGGCTCGTTCAGGACGCCATCGAGCGCCTGCTCGAGGGCCGCACCGTCTTCGTGATCGCCCACCGGCTGTCGACGGTGCAGCGGGCCGATCAGATCGTGGTGCTCGAGGGCGGGCGCATCGTGGAGCGCGGCCGTCACGACGAACTGCTCGCGGCGGAGGGCTCGTATCACCGACTCCACGCGATGCAGTTTCGCGCGGACTCGCTCTCCGGCGACCGGTGA
- a CDS encoding ADOP family duplicated permease, translated as MSRDDRAGGFATALFRAALLAQPRATRVEWGEEMVWAFRAGLAERRGLLARARWTARCAFDGLWSGLRERRRVEGHPDPDPAREGRRMSMFSDLRMDLKVAGRSLRRAPGFTLAAVAILALGIGANTALYSAIRGALLTPPPFPEPDRIVLLDLTETDGGPEAEPFPWSYPKFRVLSEAELPLEASGAYSVRNLTLTGAGDATVVPVEIATPDYFEVLRARPVRGRAFAATDDTEGAALVALLSHAEWEGRFGSDPAVIGRDIQLAGRAVTVIGVMPPGFRGLSGQGRLWVTPHAAGTLIRSFLVTGTEVHWLQGVGRLRAEASLAALDEAMRGVGRAADAVGPGADDPDAVREGAARALLDVRVGERVRRSLLVLALASVLLLGVACANLGGLMVARAAARSRESAVRAALGAGWWRVARGRVVEGLIVALLAGVASTAVAGLAGGWIARAWPRRSLSDAWNVDVVGLGGVTLEGSELLFAAVTSIAVGFLLGLVPALSSRRAALSDQLREGATATLGRGRRRPWRGGLVAAEVAVALVLIVGAGLLLRSLHALGQVERGYVAGGLLTFDVRMPPVSAWADDPADFHEQVEARIASLPGVESIGMGCVAPVSGHCMLTGVQAAGDREWPEGSRPEIGVHYVTDGWFHTLGVPMVSGRGFTSADRADSPPVVVLGETAARRLFPEGDALGSTVEAGFGDQPAEVIGIVGDVLYERPEYGHMAEVYLSHRQADGYGTFLLRTRDDPLALVPAIRAAVRELEPDAPVLSPRTLTSIEASASADTRMLGGLLLAYAGLALLLACTGVWAAVAFTVSRRLREFGLRLALGAAPGRVVGAIVGGGLRVVLAGIALGGVSAWFAARLLDTLLFGVGVGDPLVFGAGAVLLLAVALLAAWLPARRAVRVDPVQSLRAE; from the coding sequence ATGAGCCGCGACGACCGCGCGGGCGGGTTCGCCACCGCCCTCTTCCGCGCGGCGCTGCTCGCTCAGCCGAGAGCGACGCGCGTCGAGTGGGGCGAGGAGATGGTGTGGGCGTTTCGGGCGGGGTTGGCGGAGCGGCGCGGCCTGCTGGCGCGCGCTCGCTGGACCGCGCGATGTGCCTTCGACGGGCTGTGGAGTGGACTGCGGGAGCGCCGGCGGGTGGAGGGCCACCCGGACCCGGACCCCGCCCGGGAGGGGAGGAGGATGTCGATGTTCTCGGATCTGCGGATGGACCTGAAGGTGGCGGGGCGCTCGCTGAGGCGTGCGCCGGGCTTCACCCTGGCGGCGGTGGCGATCCTGGCGCTCGGGATCGGCGCCAACACGGCGCTGTACTCGGCGATCCGGGGGGCGCTGCTCACTCCCCCGCCCTTTCCCGAGCCGGACCGGATCGTCCTGCTCGACCTGACCGAGACGGACGGCGGGCCGGAGGCGGAGCCCTTTCCCTGGTCGTACCCGAAGTTCCGGGTGCTGTCGGAGGCCGAACTGCCGCTCGAGGCGTCGGGCGCGTACTCGGTGCGCAACCTCACCCTGACCGGGGCGGGCGACGCGACGGTGGTGCCCGTCGAGATCGCCACCCCCGACTACTTCGAGGTGCTGCGGGCCCGACCGGTGCGCGGACGGGCCTTCGCCGCGACCGACGACACCGAGGGTGCGGCACTGGTCGCCCTGCTCTCGCACGCGGAGTGGGAGGGGCGGTTCGGGAGCGACCCCGCCGTGATCGGTCGCGACATCCAGCTCGCGGGTCGGGCCGTGACGGTGATCGGGGTGATGCCCCCCGGATTCCGGGGGCTGTCGGGGCAGGGCCGGCTGTGGGTCACCCCCCACGCCGCCGGCACCCTCATTCGCTCGTTTCTCGTCACCGGCACCGAGGTGCACTGGCTGCAGGGGGTGGGTCGCCTGCGGGCCGAGGCGTCGCTCGCCGCACTCGACGAGGCGATGCGGGGGGTGGGGCGTGCGGCCGACGCCGTCGGGCCGGGGGCGGACGACCCCGACGCGGTGCGCGAGGGTGCGGCGCGGGCCCTGCTCGACGTGCGGGTGGGCGAACGGGTGCGCCGGTCGCTCCTGGTGCTCGCCCTCGCCTCGGTGCTGCTGCTGGGCGTGGCCTGCGCCAACCTCGGGGGTCTGATGGTGGCCCGCGCCGCGGCGCGCAGTCGCGAGTCGGCGGTGCGGGCCGCACTGGGGGCCGGGTGGTGGAGAGTGGCGCGGGGCCGGGTGGTGGAGGGGCTGATCGTGGCGCTGCTGGCCGGGGTGGCCTCCACCGCCGTGGCCGGGCTCGCCGGGGGGTGGATCGCGCGCGCCTGGCCCCGGCGGTCGCTGAGCGACGCGTGGAATGTCGACGTGGTCGGCCTCGGCGGGGTCACCCTCGAGGGGTCGGAGCTGCTCTTCGCGGCCGTCACCTCGATCGCGGTCGGGTTTCTGCTCGGTCTGGTGCCGGCGCTGTCGAGCCGGCGAGCGGCGCTGTCCGACCAGCTGCGGGAGGGCGCCACCGCCACCCTCGGTCGCGGTCGGCGGCGCCCGTGGAGGGGCGGTCTGGTGGCGGCGGAGGTGGCGGTGGCCCTCGTGCTGATCGTGGGCGCGGGCCTTCTGCTTCGCTCGCTGCACGCGCTCGGGCAGGTGGAGCGGGGGTACGTGGCGGGCGGGCTGCTCACCTTCGACGTGCGCATGCCCCCGGTGAGCGCCTGGGCCGACGACCCCGCCGATTTCCACGAGCAGGTGGAGGCCCGGATCGCGTCGCTGCCGGGCGTGGAATCGATCGGAATGGGGTGCGTGGCCCCGGTGTCGGGCCACTGCATGCTCACCGGCGTGCAGGCGGCCGGAGACCGCGAGTGGCCCGAGGGGTCGCGCCCCGAGATCGGGGTGCACTACGTGACCGACGGGTGGTTCCACACCCTGGGGGTGCCGATGGTGTCGGGCCGCGGCTTCACCTCGGCCGACCGAGCCGACTCGCCGCCGGTGGTCGTGCTCGGAGAGACGGCGGCCCGGCGACTGTTCCCGGAGGGCGATGCGCTGGGCTCGACGGTGGAGGCCGGCTTCGGCGACCAGCCCGCCGAAGTGATCGGCATCGTGGGCGACGTGCTCTACGAGCGGCCGGAGTACGGCCACATGGCCGAGGTGTACCTCAGCCACCGTCAGGCCGACGGCTACGGCACCTTTCTGCTCCGCACCCGGGACGACCCCCTCGCGCTCGTACCGGCGATCCGCGCCGCCGTGCGCGAGCTCGAACCCGACGCCCCGGTCCTGTCACCCCGCACCCTCACGTCCATCGAGGCCTCGGCGTCGGCCGACACCCGAATGCTCGGGGGGCTTCTGCTGGCCTACGCCGGGCTCGCGCTCCTGCTCGCCTGTACGGGGGTCTGGGCCGCGGTGGCATTCACGGTTTCGCGTCGGCTGCGCGAGTTCGGACTCCGGCTCGCACTCGGCGCCGCCCCGGGCCGGGTGGTCGGTGCGATCGTCGGCGGCGGACTCCGGGTGGTGCTGGCCGGGATCGCGCTCGGGGGGGTGAGCGCGTGGTTCGCGGCCCGGCTGCTCGACACCCTGCTCTTCGGGGTGGGGGTGGGCGACCCCCTCGTGTTCGGTGCCGGCGCGGTGCTGTTGCTGGCGGTGGCCCTGCTCGCCGCCTGGCTCCCGGCCCGGCGCGCCGTGCGGGTGGACCCCGTGCAGAGTCTGCGGGCCGAGTAG